One region of Armigeres subalbatus isolate Guangzhou_Male chromosome 3, GZ_Asu_2, whole genome shotgun sequence genomic DNA includes:
- the LOC134226828 gene encoding uncharacterized protein LOC134226828 — MQQQEKRRELRLKKFWRTTTKPPTSSEDSGGCESPTKLGRKAFQQQTNNISSPARHPPACSLPLLQVWPSQDSPRGEADGQSFVFPLAVDDQLQAGCNAGILQTSLQHAVASCSSNSDLRRNSLFVDQLQAGDSGIDSVQASPSPVAMPCHPLVVSNAISPSASPTVGSPTPSMDRNRRPSTSLLHPDHARILALRQLTSPDQTSLEDNTEFNGTTGNHLCTASSSTTSSLTSVAIATLGQHPQRSSDPWLRPERDKDHLDLDHRRASTMSARLSLFDALDLEYALLRAAARGSVGPYSLSESLHKLTFTQSLAFPALARGLAAKRRTSTEESSSRPLNPNESGLNTFAKVVTACVLVMVSFLVFLVVYKYVRT; from the exons ATGCAG CAACAGGAAAAACGACGCGAGCTGCGTTTGAAAAAGTTCTGGCGAACCACCACCAAGCCACCTACATCGTCGGAGGACTCCGGCGGCTGCGAAAGTCCTACAAAACTCGGACGAAAGGCCTTCCAGCAGCAAACAAATAACATTAGCAGTCCCGCTAGACATCCGCCAGCATGTTCGCTACCATTGTTGCAGGTTTGGCCCAGCCAAGACTCTCCCCGAGGGGAAGCCGATGGACAGAGTTTCGTATTTCCGTTGGCCGTCGATGACCAACTGCAGGCTGGCTGCAATGCTGGAATACTGCAAACCTCGCTGCAACATGCCGTGGCATCCTGCAGCAGTAATAGTGACTTGCGACGTAATTCCCTCTTCGTTGATCAACTGCAAGCAGGCGACTCCGGTATTGATTCAGTTCAGGCATCTCCGTCGCCGGTCGCCATGCCTTGCCATCCCCTAGTAGTGTCCAATGCCATTTCACCAAGTGCATCACCTACGGTGGGTTCACCGACGCCTTCCATGGATCGCAACCGGCGGCCGTCGACGTCACTTCTGCACCCGGACCATGCAAGGATACTGGCTCTGCGACAACTGACGTCACCCGACCAA ACATCACTAGAAGACAATACGGAATTCAATGGCACAACGGGGAACCACCTTTGCACAGCCAGTTCCAGTACGACATCCTCCTTGACGTCAGTAGCGATTGCCACCCTTGGACAGCATCCTCAAAG ATCATCGGATCCCTGGCTCCGTCCGGAACGTGACAAAGATCATCTCGACCTGGATCACCGAAGAGCCTCAACGATGAGCGCTCGTCTGTCGCTGTTTGACGCCCTAGACCTGGAGTACGCATTGCTTCGAGCCGCGGCACGAGGCTCGGTAGGTCCCTACTCGTTAAGCGAATCGTTGCACAAGCTCACCTTTACCCAGTCGCTCGCCTTTCCGGCACTTGCCCGCGGATTAGCTGCAAAACGGCGCACATCTACCGAGGAAAGTTCATCCCGACCGCTCAACCCGAACGAGTCCGGCCTGAACACGTTCGCCAAAGTGGTCACCGCCTGTGTTCTAGTGATGGTTAGCTTTCTGGTGTTTCTAGTGGTATACAAATACGTACGGACGTGA